In one Bactrocera tryoni isolate S06 chromosome 5, CSIRO_BtryS06_freeze2, whole genome shotgun sequence genomic region, the following are encoded:
- the LOC120776876 gene encoding uncharacterized protein LOC120776876, producing MFYLKLVTLLLIPEICTATIAYRLEAWNATLPFAHTDDLLLAHKACEIATKYDAYIYTVYTGAQQDNTTYDLELNLLKCLAELPTHVTPLKALAKEPQRRYNSFSVFMLSTSAVAHTDYLERIVSALNEKQMRKHFHKYVFIWRNAQITQLHGLLAAVWQRKILNAVVITDAQHIYTFEPYTATGFALKRITDGQYFYDKLRNLHKHQLRITMFEDSLRAIPRERAADGYNGVDGLLASNIVSYLNASANYTQPADNENYGVCLPNGSFTGVLHELIVGAADVSFNARFTLPCGAAQVEALYPYFKRKLYLVVPAAEMQPEYLIFIKAFTCTLWLLLALNFFAVTAIFALLKRYAEHLPHAVRMKHDRWYELIEMFLQTQLGEPVAGFSRISSLRQFLIAWIYFSYVVTTIYFGKLESSFVHPSYEAELDSLDELVNLDVPIIGVHTLFTTVQPALKAAHWREIEKRAVSLPLYFSSFLYAVPFGVRKNWRVAFLLRGEAAKDFLIKTYDVQRRRPRFHVVKEYLRSMPQEYILAKGSPFRYKFQLFQAAVFESGLLEYWNSNALRYSSQREFHEVEEFYEELPNDLDFDLSEITSNDGGNADRTRRHVVLSMHILQGAFYLWGLGILFSILGFVVEYAYWWYRKRTMKQ from the coding sequence ATGTTTTACCTCAAACTAGTCACATTGCTCTTGATTCCCGAAATCTGCACGGCGACTATCGCTTATCGTTTGGAGGCTTGGAATGCAACGCTGCCGTTCGCGCACACTGATGACTTACTGCTCGCGCATAAAGCGTGTGAAATCGCTACGAAATATGATGCCTACATCTACACAGTGTACACTGGCGCGCAGCAGGATAACACCACATACGATTTGgaattgaatttattgaaatgtCTGGCTGAGTTGCCCACACATGTCACGCCGCTCAAGGCATTGGCCAAAGAGCCACAACGACGCTACAACAGCTTCAGCGTCTTTATGTTATCCACGAGCGCTGTCGCGCATACCGACTATCTGGAGCGAATTGTCAGCGCGTTGAATGAGAAACAAATGCGTAAACATTTTCACAAATACGTCTTCATTTGGCGAAATGCACAAATCACACAATTGCATGGACTGCTCGCCGCCGTGTGGCAGCGTAAGATACTAAACGCCGTTGTCATAACCGATGCGCAACACATTTACACTTTCGAGCCATACACCGCAACGGGTTTCGCGCTGAAACGCATCACCGATGGACAGTATTTCTACGATAAGCTGAGAAATCTACACAAACACCAACTACGCATCACAATGTTTGAGGATTCCTTGCGCGCCATACCGCGTGAACGCGCCGCCGATGGTTATAACGGCGTAGATGGTTTGCTCGCGAGCAATATTGTGTCGTATCTCAATGCGTCGGCGAATTACACGCAACCCGCTGATAACGAGAATTATGGCGTTTGCTTGCCGAACGGCTCGTTTACGGGCGTACTGCACGAGCTCATTGTCGGCGCGGCCGATGTGAGTTTCAATGCGCGCTTTACGCTGCCTTGCGGTGCGGCGCAGGTGGAAGCGCTCTATCCATACTTTAAGCGCAAATTGTATTTGGTTGTGCCGGCGGCGGAAATGCAGCCGGAGTATTTGATTTTCATCAAAGCGTTCACGTGTACGCTTTGGCTGTTGTTGGCATTGAATTTCTTTGCGGTTACCGCCATCTTTGCGTTGCTCAAACGCTATGCGGAACATTTGCCGCATGCGGTGCGTATGAAACATGATCGTTGGTATGAGCTCATCGAAATGTTTCTGCAAACCCAATTGGGCGAACCAGTGGCCGGGTTCTCGCGCATCAGTTCGTTGCGTCAATTTCTCATCGCTTGGATTTACTTCAGTTATGTGGTGACCACAATCTATTTCGGCAAGTTGGAGAGCAGTTTTGTGCATCCGAGTTACGAGGCGGAATTGGACTCACTGGATGAACTGGTGAATTTGGATGTGCCCATCATTGGCGTGCATACGCTCTTCACAACGGTGCAGCCAGCGCTGAAAGCGGCACACTGGCGTGAGATTGAAAAGCGCGCCGTGTCTTTGCCATTGTACTTCTCCTCCTTCCTTTACGCGGTGCCGTTCGGTGTGCGCAAGAACTGGCGTGTTGCCTTTCTGTTGCGGGGTGAGGCGGCGAAAGATTTCTTGATAAAAACCTACGATGTGCAGCGGCGACGTCCGCGATTTCACGTGGTCAAGGAATATTTGCGTTCCATGCCGCAGGAGTATATATTGGCCAAAGGTTCGCCATTTCGTTATAAGTTTCAGTTATTTCAAGCTGCCGTATTTGAGAGCGGTCTCCTCGAGTACTGGAATAGTAATGCATTGCGCTACTCGAGCCAACGTGAATTTCACGAAGTTGAGGAGTTCTACGAGGAGTTACCGAACGACTTGGATTTCGATTTGAGCGAAATAACGAGCAACGATGGCGGCAATGCGGATCGTACTCGTAGACATGTTGTGCTGAGCATGCATATACTGCAGGGCGCATTCTACTTGTGGGGTCTCGGTATATTGTTCAGCATACTGGGTTTTGTTGTGGAATATGCCTACTGGTGGTATAGAAAGAGAACGATGAAGCAGtag
- the LOC120776382 gene encoding uncharacterized protein LOC120776382, producing the protein MDSEDNIGYQLAENFIFFQDIVKKPEEVFDCRSQEYKLASAWLNKLSMFGFETIEDMRLRNVYMSHLVACLNYGKLTGPFTAMPSPDGVLDKSDFQAQDKPRQAVCPRPKPGMSASQKACLNPKGGGGRPCECDYVCCDQNEQKKDCSGMGATSTFDQICGYMMQYVNVPTCLDSQLRATVEHNQYHAHDVLPNCADAAAATTSAGFYGHKADEKCVGGAFVAASNCTTCGENMELDHEFVRSQITSLLDAIASELRGEQSPGTNDYLEYELARYKNFKLQFPQVAEKIAKLKAEQSLRSYFLLNLQNDLVKLLNDCCLQPEVNMRPTYNMH; encoded by the coding sequence ATGGACTCAGAAGATAATATCGGCTATCAGTTAgcggaaaattttatattctttcaAGATATCGTTAAGAAGCCCGAAGAAGTGTTCGACTGCCGCTCGCAAGAATACAAATTAGCAAGCGCTTGGCTAAACAAATTGTCTATGTTTGGCTTCGAGACGATCGAGGATATGCGACTGCGCAATGTTTATATGAGTCATCTAGTCGCATGTCTGAATTACGGTAAACTTACTGGACCCTTCACTGCAATGCCCAGTCCGGACGGCGTGCTCGACAAAAGCGACTTTCAAGCGCAGGATAAGCCACGTCAAGCAGTCTGTCCACGACCAAAGCCCGGCATGTCGGCCTCACAAAAGGCTTGTCTCAACCCCAAAGGAGGCGGCGGTCGGCCCTGTGAATGTGATTATGTGTGTTGTGACCAAAACGAGCAGAAGAAAGATTGCAGCGGCATGGGCGCAACCTCGACGTTCGATCAGATTTGCGGCTATATGATGCAGTATGTGAATGTGCCCACTTGCTTGGACAGCCAGCTGCGCGCAACAGTCGAACACAATCAATACCATGCGCACGATGTGTTGCCGAACTGTGCGGATGCTGCTGCCGCAACAACATCGGCGGGTTTTTATGGCCACAAAGCGGATGAGAAATGTGTTGGTGGCGCTTTTGTTGCGGCGAGTAACTGTACAACTTGCGGTGAGAACATGGAACTCGATCATGAATTTGTGCGCAGCCAAATAACGTCATTACTGGACGCCATCGCATCCGAATTGCGTGGCGAGCAGTCGCCGGGCACGAATGATTATCTGGAGTATGAGCTGGCGCGCTATAAAAACTTCAAACTGCAATTTCCCCAGGTGGCGGAGAAGATAGCCAAGTTGAAGGCAGAGCAGTCGCTACGGTCGTATTTCTTGCTGAATTTGCAAAATGATCTCGTGAAGTTGCTGAACGACTGTTGCTTGCAGCCCGAAGTGAATATGAGGCCGACATACAATATGCATTAG
- the LOC120776383 gene encoding uncharacterized protein LOC120776383, with protein MSYNNSGIDFDYLLTKDFLLFLDLCRDPNQVFTPNSDESCLAQLWLDKLCRYDCADLDERRLRNIYMSYLCCCLIEGVLKGPFSDQPRDGRLQMVNFNAVKKQPLSCPVVCPARTTYKGCEDPKSKRFSDNCEQQLGSCYSSDNVGNSVAAGSSVESSVHREIMRCSTPEVRFSTDIQCEPSANGIKRRSSGNVFSNYMVREIITPSAYNTLSSECSMPCDCCQEYDAFANMKDTFRRDVIVLLKAIEAELSGYVGSGCNKYLESELLRYKSFIMNFSHIARVLNKLKSQSALRSFLLLSLQDDLIKLINEPL; from the exons ATGTCGTACAATAACAGCGGCATAGATTTCGATTACTTACTCACAAAAGATTTTCTGCTATTTCTCGACCTATGTCGCGATCCAAATCAGGTCTTCACGCCAAACTCCGACGAAAGTTGCCTGGCGCAACTGTGGCTGGACAAGTTGTGTCGTTACGATTGCGCCGATTTGGATGAGCGACGTTTGCGCAACATCTACATGAGCTATCTGTGCTGTTGCCTCATTGAGGGCGTATTGAAGGGACCCTTTTCAGATCAACCGCGCGACGGTCGTCTACAAATGGTGAATTTTAATGCAGTCAAAAAGCAACCGCTCTCCTGCCCGGTAGTGTGTCCAG CCCGAACTACTTATAAGGGGTGTGAGGATCCCAAATCAAAACGTTTCTCAGACAATTGTGAACAACAATTGGGCAGCTGTTACAGCAGTGACAATGTCGGCAACAGTGTGGCCGCTGGCAGCAGCGTGGAGAGCAGTGTACATCGTGAAATTATGCGTTGCAGCACACCCGAGGTACGCTTCAGCACGGACATACAATGTGAACCGAGTGCGAATGGCATAAAGCGGCGCTCTTCGGGCAATGTCTTCAGCAATTATATGGTGCGTGAGATTATAACACCGAGCGCCTACAATACACTCTCATCGGAGTGTAGTATGCCATGTGACTGTTGTCAGGAGTACGATGCATTTGCGAATATGAAGGACACGTTTCGTCGGGATGTCATCGTACTGTTGAAGGCGATTGAGGCAGAGCTGAGCGGCTATGTCGGCAGCGGTTGCAATAAGTATTTGGAAAGTGAGCTATTGCGTTATAAGAGTTTCATAATGAATTTCTCGCATATCGCACGCGTTCTAAACAAATTGAAATCGCAGTCGGCATTGCGCTCGTTCTTGCTCTTGAGTTTACAAGATGATTTGATCAAGTTAATCAATGAACCgctttga